In Vigna unguiculata cultivar IT97K-499-35 chromosome 3, ASM411807v1, whole genome shotgun sequence, a single genomic region encodes these proteins:
- the LOC114175568 gene encoding translocase of chloroplast 159, chloroplastic has translation MASSDSKGLFFFANSVPLQIRAPLTLEDDDSEAGVSSNGTLSQSDYTSQGEQEQEEQEEEFVEVDECVELSPMHAAPLHVTPFAHLSTFNDEEEEEEEEEEAIRGDMLSLARVSGNNFGAPRIELLDSEEENYEPSVFVNSLPVSQSLLASDFESFTGSDGEELYLDDEQGQDQVLGIRVACDEYSTSSATHSDVMSQHSQDEQFGLARVVFDELGGSDKLIEADGVEDCQDYSNSLMQEWDMSFNDLPEHNSQVHCMAGEPVSEAFAENVEYSTPTQTTEANADGGVAADQVSDCENLVSITTSGVNSNAEFHDSSAGFESNYGAFEGNKTLTVESSEHFYPKLLQECFLEKDLSKSILGVNQEDELFCDYRSHQNAEKPDEEATVELNPACQESESESCASDGHAGLMSVALEQFKEQISALSILLGSKGSGNDPQEIRVIRSSHETVNLPKDDAKVRFIYADGDAESDGSSSTVTSTDESSVIFLEVPGSLSSLPYSNARTGFQQSITEKEKEKIQKTQAISVKFLRLVQRVNLSLEDSLVSKVLYRLVADIERRLNQEFVIRSAKTLAKKFEENCSDDLDFSLNILVLGESGVGKSATINSIFGEMKVVTNAFEPATTSVQEVCGTIDGIKIRILDTPALKSSMKEQAYNRKMLSCIERYMKKFPPDVILYVDRADFQTRDLNDLPIIRSITSSLGPSIWQHAILALTHAASVPLDGSSGSPLSYEVFVAQKSYLFQQSITQAVRNLCQLSPSFMCPVALVENHPLCGKNMSGDCVLPNGLRWRSQLLALCFSLKILSEVSSVSRPQTLFDHWKHFFFQDNSQPLCHEISSLLQSPAHLKFSANWN, from the coding sequence ATGGCTTCTTCAGACTCAAAGGGACTCTTCTTCTTCGCCAACTCTGTTCCTCTTCAAATTCGAGCTCCTCTTACCCTCGAAGACGATGATTCTGAAGCCGGCGTTTCAAGTAATGGCACACTTTCTCAATCTGATTACACCTCCCAAGGAGAACAAGAACAGGAAGAGCAAGAAGAAGAGTTTGTTGAAGTTGATGAGTGTGTGGAGCTATCTCCCATGCACGCCGCACCTTTGCATGTTACTCCCTTTGCTCATTTGTCTACTTTTAATGAcgaagaagaggaggaagaggaggaagaagaagcaaTAAGAGGGGACATGTTGAGTCTTGCGAGAGTGTCGGGGAACAATTTTGGTGCGCCCAGAATTGAGCTTCTGGACTCCGAAGAAGAAAATTACGAGCCTTCTGTTTTTGTAAACTCGTTACCGGTTAGTCAATCATTGCTAGCGAGTGATTTTGAATCTTTCACTGGTAGTGACGGCGAGGAACTGTATTTGGATGATGAGCAAGGTCAGGACCAAGTTCTTGGAATTAGGGTTGCTTGTGATGAATACTCGACTTCTAGTGCAACGCATTCAGATGTTATGTCGCAGCATTCACAAGACGAGCAATTTGGCTTGGCAAGAGTGGTGTTCGACGAATTGGGTGGGAGTGATAAGTTGATTGAGGCTGACGGTGTTGAGGACTGTCAAGATTATAGCAACAGCTTAATGCAGGAATGGGATATGAGTTTCAATGATCTACCAGAACATAATTCCCAAGTACATTGCATGGCGGGTGAACCTGTGTCTGAAGCTTTTGCGGAAAATGTTGAGTACAGTACACCAACTCAAACCACGGAAGCTAATGCAGATGGAGGTGTTGCTGCTGATCAAGTGAGTGACTGTGAGAATCTGGTAAGTATAACTACATCTGGGGTAAACTCAAATGCTGAATTCCACGATTCTTCTGCTGGTTTTGAATCCAATTATGGTGCTTTTGAGGGTAACAAAACTCTTACTGTTGAATCTTCTGAACATTTTTATCCTAAACTTCTTCAAGAATGTTTTCTGGAAAAGGATTTGTCTAAATCCATTTTAGGGGTTAATCAAGAAGATGAGCTGTTTTGTGATTACCGTTCACATCAAAATGCGGAAAAACCTGATGAAGAGGCCACAGTTGAATTAAACCCCGCATGTCAAGAATCAGAAAGTGAAAGTTGTGCTTCAGATGGACATGCAGGGTTGATGTCGGTTGCCCTTGAGCAGTTCAAGGAACAAATTTCAGCTCTCTCTATTCTTTTGGGTTCAAAAGGTTCTGGAAATGATCCTCAAGAAATACGAGTCATCAGGAGTTCACATGAAACGGTGAACTTACCCAAGGATGATGCAAAAGTCCGATTTATCTATGCTGATGGTGATGCTGAATCAGATGGCAGCTCAAGTACAGTCACCTCCACTGATGAATCGAGTGTGATCTTTCTGGAAGTTCCAGGTAGTCTCAGCTCCTTACCATATAGCAATGCTCGAACCGGTTTCCAGCAGAGCATAActgagaaagaaaaggaaaaaattcaGAAGACGCAGGCCATAAGTGTGAAATTCTTGAGGCTTGTCCAGCGAGTAAATTTATCTCTTGAAGATTCCTTGGTTTCTAAAGTTTTGTATAGGTTGGTTGCAGATATTGAAAGGCGCTTGAATCAGGAATTTGTCATAAGATCAGCAAAAACATTAGCGAAGAAGTTTGAAGAAAATTGTTCGGATGATTTAGACTTCTCTTTGAACATTCTAGTTCTTGGGGAAAGTGGGGTGGGAAAGAGTGCAACCATAAATTCTATTTTTGGTGAAATGAAGGTTGTGACAAATGCATTTGAACCTGCCACAACATCTGTACAAGAGGTTTGTGGAACTATAGATGGAATCAAGATCAGAATCCTTGACACACCTGCTCTGAAGTCCTCTATGAAGGAGCAAGCTTACAACAGAAAGATGTTGTCATGTATAGAGAGATATATGAAAAAGTTTCCTCCAGATGTCATTCTTTATGTTGATCGAGCAGATTTTCAAACCAGAGATTTAAACGATTTACCGATAATAAGGTCAATCACAAGTTCTCTCGGTCCCTCAATATGGCAACATGCAATTCTTGCTCTGACACATGCTGCCTCTGTTCCTTTGGATGGATCATCAGGATCCCCTTTGAGCTATGAAGTATTTGTTGCTCAAAAATCCTATCTTTTTCAACAGTCAATTACTCAAGCCGTGCGTAATCTGTGTCAATTGAGTCCAAGTTTCATGTGTCCAGTGGCTCTTGTTGAAAACCATCCATTATGTGGAAAGAATATGTCAGGGGACTGTGTGCTTCCCAATGGACTTAGATGGAGAAGCCAATTATTAGCTTTGTGTTTCTCTCTGAAGATCCTATCTGAAGTGTCTTCTGTTTCAAGACCTCAAACGCTCTTCGATCATTGGAAGCACTTTTTCTTCCAGGACAATTCCCAGCCTCTGTGCCATGAAATTTCTTCGTTGTTGCAGTCTCCTGctcatttaaaattttctgcCAATTGGAATTGA